The Sulfobacillus thermosulfidooxidans genome segment CATTACTTTGGGACATAGACAGCGCACCGATGTCGCTATAACTTATCTGCGGGGCTTAGCCAACCCTAATCTCATCGATCAGGTTATCCAACGACTCAATACTATTGATTTCGACGGCCGCTCTAGTTCCTCGGAAGTTGCCGGGTTAATCCGGGACCATCCCCAGTCTATCTTTCCGACTATCCGTTCCACCGAACGGGTCGATATTGCTACGCGTGCTCTATTGGAGGGCAAAGCCGTGATTTTGGTCGACGGCGATCCATTTGTGCTAATCGCTCCCGCTCCCTTAGCCGATTTTTACCGAACGGCCATGGATTATTCGGGAGCCTGGTATGATATTTCATTTGTCCGCGTCATCCGTCTTTTTGGTTGGATTATGGGTATCTATCTACCTGCTTTATATATTGCTTTAACAGAGGTCAATACCAATCTCTTGCCTCCGGCTCTGTTAATTCTCATAGCAGGCGATCATGCCGGCTTGCCATTCACCCCACTCGTGGAAGCGCTCCTTATGGTCTTAGTGATTGAGGTCTTGCGCGAAGCAGCATTGCGACTTCCCAAGGCGTTATCGACAACTATTGGCACGGTTGGCGCCATCGTCGTGGGTACTGCGGTCGTCAAGGCTGGGCTCGTGAGCCCGCAAATGATCGTCGTCATCACCTTAACCGCGCTCAGTTTTTATTCCGTTCCGGTTTATGATCTGACCGGCACATGGCGTCTGGTTAATGCCATCATGCTTCTCGCTAGTGCCATGCTGGGTTTATATGGCATCATCTGGGTCACCATGGTCGTCATGGGTTTTCTTACGGATTTAACATCGTTTGGCACCCCTTATTTCGTTCCCTTTGCTCCTTTTCGGGTGACCGATTGGCGCGATCTTTTCATTCGGCAACCGTGGACCCGCTTTCGCCGCCGCCTCACCACAGCTCGGCCGAGAGACATCCGAACGATGGACGACTCCCATATTGTGCCCCCACCCCATTTAAAGAAAGGACGATCCTGAATGGCCCGGTGGCAATGGAAACCATGGATTATGGCACTTCTTCTCCCCATGATCACCGGATGCTGGGATCAACGGCCTATTGAGCAAGAAGCCATTGTGGTCGGCATGGGAGTAACACGTAATCACCAGTGGACGATGGTTTTTCCCAATGTGGCAGTCAGCGTCGGCAGTCTCACCGGGATACCGCCCAGCCAGCAGTTCTATTCGGTCACTGTAAAAGCCAAGACATGGCCCCAAGCCCTAGAAGAAGCGCAAGCAGCCATCGACCGCAATATTTCCTTTGGAGAACTTCAGGTCTTAGCATTGGACCGTCATCTACAGACCCCATCTGTCGCGAAAATAGTCGATGCGTTAAATGCCATGGGTCCGATCCCTGCAACGTTTTGGTTGATGGCCGCCCAGCGAGGTCCTCTGACCCTTCTAACCCGGAGCTCACCTCAAACCATCGTCCCCTATTATTACCTGTCAACCTATTTTGATTGCACCAATTGTCATGCCATCAATTTGGATCAACGCGAATGGCAGTGGTGGGCTCAATCAGAAACGCCTGGTATATCACCTTACGTACCGCTTGTCGTGCCGATTTCCGGAGGAATAACAGTGCGGCAAATTCTTGTTTATCCTCCCCATGGCTCTCCACAGTTGATGCCTATTACAGCCACGACCGGGTTTGCTTATTTAACCGGTCGTGTGCTCCATGCCGCACTCACCGTACCCGTCGAATCTTATAAATTTGTGCTCGGCAAAGTCGGGGAATCCGTGAAGGTTCATGCCCATTTCACTTCTCAATCCGTGGCTGTACACATTACCATTCATGCCCATGGCATCATTATGTCGACACCCCCAGGGGTGATTGTGACCCGTGACATGGAAGAAATCGCATCCCATCAGGCCGCCCAACGAATTGCTGCCGAGTCCCTAACAGCTATACGCTGGGCCAATGAGACCCATACCGATCCCTTTGGATTTGCCAAGAGTGCCGCATGGGCTCATCCCATTCTCGCTGCTCAATTCAGTCCTGAGCAGTTGACCCAGTTACCTATTCATGCACAGGTTACCGTAAAATTTCAGGTACTTGGAGAAGGAGTTTCACGTTAATGGAGCCGATAGAACCGATTGGTCGAGGCCAATTTTTCCTAATGACTGCTGTCTCTGTCGTGGCAGGCGGTGTGTATATTTGGCCCCAAACTGTGATTAGTGAATCCGGACGTGATGCAGCTTGGGCCATCGCCCTATCGATTGCCACCGCCATGATTTTGGTTTGGTTACAGACACTCTGGCCTCCGAAAACAGTGGGAGCGACGGAACTCGGGCGCATGCATTCTTTATGGGGATTTTTCCGGTGGCCCGTATTTATGGCCACCGCTTTGCTCTATGTTCTTCTCGATGGGGCATTGCTTGCGCTTTTTAGCCAGCTCTTGTCCATCGCATTTTATCCCCGAACCCCCCGGCTGGTATTCACACTCAGTATTGCCCTGCTCTGCACTTGGTTTGCCAGTAAATCCCTGACGCATTTGGCCCGCACCGTGCAATTTTGGTTTCCCCTAGTCATTGGTTCCTTTCTTCTTCTCACCCTGTTATCCTTGGGTAATCTACGCAATCCGGTAGCCATTCTCCCCTCCAGTCAAATTCAACTGCTCCCCATTGGCCGGGGATTTGTGGCTACCTGGTATCTTTGGATCCAAGGGGAACTGATCGTGACAGCCGGAGGCCATGTTCGCGGTACCAGCTGGACGGTCATTCGGCGGTGGGCTTTAGCCGCTATCGCTTTTCAAGGTTTAATTATCATCCTGATTTATGTTTTGGTAATCGGTACCTTGGGCCCCGATGCGGCCGTTACCCTAGAATGGCCCCTGATTTATATTTTTTCCAATTTAACCGTTCAAACAGCATTCATTAGCCGCCCCGGACTGCTCATTATGATCGCATGGGTCGTCGCGTTGATTCTTTATCTCACAGTGCACTTATGGGTCTTATCCACCAATCTTCAAGAAGGCTGGCATCTAAGAGAGCGTTATCGCATCATCGTGATCGTCGCCGTTGCGGGACAATGGCTTCTCATTGCCCATTTCTTACCCAGTCCCATTGTCGCCACGCACCTGGTCGTACGAGCTATTGATCCCGTCGCCTTAACCGTGACCGTTTTCACCACAGTCAGCGCCGTTGTGCTAAGCCTCTGGCATCACTCCCAGCATGAAACATAACCAGCACTTTCGTCAGCGCAGAAAAGACTGAAATAATATCAAACCGAGAGACTACCATATCCATCAAAAAAGTGGTCTTCATTAACTAGCATCAAAAAATCGGGCGCCACCGGCGGCGGCGACTTTATCCAGAGCCCGTCCGAGGGCATCATCCGTAAAATCGGCCGCGGTGCGGCCGGATCCAAACAACAAGGGCACATCGGTTAACTGAAATTGCTCGTGGACGCGATACAGAGGTCGACGAGCGGTGAGCAAATTGACGACGAGCGCGAAAATCCGTTCGCCGGGCGACAGGTGGCAACGCTGCGAATCCCACGCAACGGTCTGATTTATGGCCTCGACGAATCCAATTTCCTCACAGAGGGCTCGGATGACCGTTCCAGCCCCCACAACAGCGGGTGTCGGCATGGGTGTGTTCATAAGAGATTACTTCGCCATGCGATACACAATCTCCTTTGCGATAAGCCCAAAAAAAATAATTTTTTTGTTCCCGCCACGTGCGGAAAGTAAGGTACAGAGATCCACGGACGAAACTTTTACCGAACCGTTCTTTCATGAGATTTACCGGATCATTAAGGAACGAGAAATTCTTACCCACCGCAATCTTTTGAATCCTTACACTGCCGAAACCTATTTGATCGATGTGATCGGCGAAGAACCTTGTTGGATATTTCGCTATACGACATTTGAAAACATCTCCCAGCCCCTTAAGGGTAAAAGCTTTAATGTGTTTTGTAATCCGCGAGATATGGTGAAGAAATTTTATTCGTTGCTTGCTGATGTCAACACCGATGAAGTGCAGAAATGGGACAAGACAAAACTGGCAGAACAGATTTTCGAGATGATAGAAACTGCATTAATTGGGGGATAATAAAATGTTCTATTGTTTACCCTCAATCCCTCTTAGTTCAATTAACACGTATCACTTCGTCAACAAGTTACAATAATATTGTCGCCCAAGCATTGTCAGGACAATAGTATTATCTGCGTGAAGGTAATCTCAGTGCAGGATGGCAACACTGTACCTATGATCACGGCTGGAGCTATCCCGGAGATACTTTGGCGATTGCTCAAGGTATATCTTATCCCATGGCAACTTATCTCCGATATACTGTATTTTACAATGGTACGGAAGCTATATGGAATTCTACGCCCGCATACCGTACAGCCTTGGTGTCTTGTCCCGTACCTAAACCCGTAGATTAAACCATCTCAAAGGAGGCATTCTTAATGAGAAGTACGAGCCAGGAAACCGATAGTGTCCGGTCTTTAATGCGCCATGCATGGGATAACGTCGAAACCGTGCGTGCCGTAGCGCGGGCGCAATACTATGACGTCGGCGAGGACGCGCAGCCAAGCCGTCATCCTTTTTGGCGATTTTTGGACCCCACCGCGTTGTTTGCGTTTGATAATCAACCGGAACCGTGGAGACTCCGGGCATGGTGGAAAAGCCCCGACGCCTGGCGTTATGCGGAACGAAGTCCTGCCGGGACGGAGGAAGAATATGTTGCCGTGGGTCATCACTGGACTTATCGGATGAATGGCCAGCAAATGGCTTACGGTGTTTTCCCCGTGAAGGAACTGCCTCTCGTATTGAGTGTCGGCAGCCCCCAGTGGACGGCCTATGAAAATTGCCAACGGGTCGGATGGCTGAATCCAGCTTTGTGGGTGGACTCAATGTCTCTGACTGTCTTAGAACACGCAAGGATACAAGACTATGAGGTTTTTCATGTGTTAGCCTATCCGGATCCGGACGCATTACGGACACAGCGTGGATTATTTGACCCGACGCAAGATCTTGAATGGGTGACGGCGGGCCACGTGTTTCAACTCTGGGTGAATGCGTATACAGGATTTTTCCGGAGGCTCTCGGCGGAAGCCGACAATGGCCGAGCTTGGGACATTCTTATCGACATCTTAGAAATTAACCAACCGTTGGATGGAGGCATTTTCTAAAGTTATTGTCGGTTCATTGATTTGAAAGGGGCCATCGTATTCGGAAAGTATCCAAGCACTAACAATCCGATGGCTGTCCCAGACAGCAAGCCATCTACAAAGTCGGGTGCTTGTTAGTGAAATATATTGCAGCTGCTAACAAACTTATCCCAACGACAATGAGAATTTTTGGATTTAATTTAAACATTGGCTGACCTCCTTTTTGATCGACTAACAATGACTGTATATATAATTAATCGGTTTAATCCCCAATATCTAGACAAATCGCCCGATCGCATGGGTTGGCTCACGATAACGATGAGATGGAATCTATTTCTGTAAGCATGGGCGGCAAGGAGATTTCTGCGCTCGCGTCACGGACGATACCGCCCGGAGTCGCCAGGCGTCCAGAGTCCGCTATGTCGTGGTTTCGCAGTGCTCGGGACCCTCGGCCCTCCGGGCAATAATGCGTCGACAAGAGCGCAGAAGTGCTTACGGCGCACAGTTAGCGGCTTTTTTGCTTTCTGCGTTTGCAACCGTAACGGGTCAGGTCGAGTTGGACCGTGAATTGCGAAAGTAGGGAGAACAAGAGACATTTGCCACGTTAGGGACAAAGTGGGAAGACAGTTTTCGGTCGCCAACAGGAGAGTTTGACGCGGACAACTTTGTGCAGGAATCTATGCAAATGGCCACACTACTTGGAGGATCGGCAATATCTGATGAAGCTTTTGTGGCACAACAAAAATTGCTGAAAATTGAAAGATGCTGGAACGAACTCACACTGGCCCAACAAGATCAAATCCTTGTAACCATCAGGTCTATGCTAAATAAAAGTCGTCCTAAAGATTAGTTGTTCCTGCAGCCCACGGCTGCGGCGTCTCGTGTCCTATTTCCTCCCTGTTTTCCCCGGAGCGTTGGGTTCGGGCGATGTGTCTTTTGACGGCGCGAATGGCACCCGGGATCGCCCCGGTTGCGGGCGGGTTCTCTCGTGGTGACGCCTCGTGGTGACGGGGCGGAGGTGCGGGGCAATAAAAATCCCGCAACATTGTGTGGTGCGGGTTTCAAACTTTTGGTGCGCCCGAAGGGACTCGAACCCCTGCTTCAGGCTCCGGAGGCCTGCGTGATATCCACTTCACCACGGGCGCAAACGCTCAATTATAATATCATGATCAGGCCATCTTCGCAATATTTTGCCCCAAGGCCAAAGGTCTTAAAGCCCAATAAGCCGTTTCCATGCGCGGAATTTGCACATGATATGTCCATGCCTGACGTGTAAGATATCCTTGAAGATGTTCCACTTCTAGCGGATATCCCCGCTGAGAATCTTTAAACATTGATGAGGTCATGGATAAAGGGAGGCTTTGAATTCGGTTCCAAATGCGGCTATGTATGTCCTCGGGCAAAGCCACTTGAAGGGAACGAGCTACCGTTATGGTCTCCTCCAGAGCATAGGATAACCATGAGGCGCTGTGTTCATCCGCTAAAATTTCCCCGATGCTATTCTTAAATACCGTCGTAGCCGCACTGAACACCACCAAAAAAATATATTTAATCCACATATCTGTCATAATATTTGGGCTCTCGGTGAATTGCACTCCTTGTCGTGCAAAAGCTTCCCCAAGAAATGCTATGTTCGCCGGAAGATTTCCGGTGACAGAACCCACCACCAGTTCTTGCATTGGACTCGTTTGTTCAACGACACCACTGGGTAGAAGTGTCGCCTCGGTGTAGCATATTCCACCTAAAACATGCTCTGGTCCATAACGAGCGAGCAATTCATCCATGTGGGCGACGCCATTTAATAAAGGAATGATAACACTTCCTTGAGTCACTAATTGATCTAATGTATCCCACAGATTGGGCAGGTGATAGCTTTTTACCGCCAAAAACACGACATCGTAATGACTCGCGGATGAAATCCTTTGCAAAATGGGCGGATGCAGATGAAAATCCCCGTGGACACTGTGTACCACAAGTCCGTCCTTTTGAATTTGTTGGTAACGACCGGAACGAACTAAAAATGTTACCGGGACGCCTTCTTGAATCAGTTTTCCACCAAAATAACTGCCTAATGCACCAGCTCCAATTACCAAAACAGTCATCACTTCACCACCCTATGATTTTTATTCACTTTACTATAGCAAAGGTTTGATAAAATCACGCAGGAACCAAACATCACAATGAAGGCTTAATTCCGAAATGATTCTCCTCTTTTCTCCCTGATATTTCCGAAATATTTACTTTTAATGATATATGGCATTTAACCTCTCAAAGAATTAGGCAAAAAGCATTACAATAGGTATAGAGGTTTTTAACCAGTGCGTATTTATGGTGTTTTCCCGCCAATCTCACGTATTAACGCATTCGAGATGAGTGTGATGTCACGATTATCATGATTCGTACTATGAAAGGGCGTTTTCGGGCTTTAGATCCTGAGGTTCCCTATCATGCGGTATTACCGGTGTCAAAGGAGGTTTTTATGTGAGTTCAGCTATAACAATGTATCAACAATCATTAGAAGATGTGTTGATTTTTCTTTTATTCGGGATCGGTGCGAAAGTCATCATTTTATTAGTCATTCGCACTCATCCGCCCAAAGTCCCCAAAGGTCGTATTATTCTTTGGTACGGATTAGGAGCCTATTGGGCCATTAGCTCATTAATCCAAATGTGGCCTACTATGGCGGTAGCTTCGGCACAGTCTTTGCAAACTCACCCGTTATTACATGCCCTTGCCCCATTTTGGGGTCATCATCCAGTAGCTGACACCCTGTGGAGTATCGTTATCCAAATGGTCTTAGGAATCGTTTTGCTCACAGAAAGAGAAAACATTACGGGCCGCATTGCCCTAATCCTTTCTGCTTTCTGGTCATTTTTCCTATGGATTGCGGGAGAGAATTGGGGAGGCTTGAGTCACACTTCCGCATCCTTAGTGATGGGAAGTCCCGGTGCAGGATTTTTTGCCCTGTTAGCCTCATTAGCCCTTTTAGCTCCTGTATCTTGGTGGACCAATGCCAAAGTGCCCCAATGGATTTTTAAAGTCCTGGTCGTTGTTTGGGGATTAGGAACAATTTGGCAACTTATCCATTTCAGTTCCGCGACCGCATGGCAACCGGTATGGATTCCGCAAGTCGATGGCGCCGAACCTCACTGGGTCATCGCGTTACGGCATGGAGAACAAGCCCTCTTGGAACATAACGCTCTAGTCATCAACCTCATCCTCGTGGCGCTCATGGTCTTGATGGAAGTGCTGTTCATCATCCCCTCACCGAAAGCGCTATTTTGGACCGTATTGGCCATCAATCTCGCCGCTTTTTGGTGGCTTGGACAAGGATTTG includes the following:
- a CDS encoding Ger(x)C family spore germination C-terminal domain-containing protein, encoding MARWQWKPWIMALLLPMITGCWDQRPIEQEAIVVGMGVTRNHQWTMVFPNVAVSVGSLTGIPPSQQFYSVTVKAKTWPQALEEAQAAIDRNISFGELQVLALDRHLQTPSVAKIVDALNAMGPIPATFWLMAAQRGPLTLLTRSSPQTIVPYYYLSTYFDCTNCHAINLDQREWQWWAQSETPGISPYVPLVVPISGGITVRQILVYPPHGSPQLMPITATTGFAYLTGRVLHAALTVPVESYKFVLGKVGESVKVHAHFTSQSVAVHITIHAHGIIMSTPPGVIVTRDMEEIASHQAAQRIAAESLTAIRWANETHTDPFGFAKSAAWAHPILAAQFSPEQLTQLPIHAQVTVKFQVLGEGVSR
- a CDS encoding ketopantoate reductase family protein; the protein is MTVLVIGAGALGSYFGGKLIQEGVPVTFLVRSGRYQQIQKDGLVVHSVHGDFHLHPPILQRISSASHYDVVFLAVKSYHLPNLWDTLDQLVTQGSVIIPLLNGVAHMDELLARYGPEHVLGGICYTEATLLPSGVVEQTSPMQELVVGSVTGNLPANIAFLGEAFARQGVQFTESPNIMTDMWIKYIFLVVFSAATTVFKNSIGEILADEHSASWLSYALEETITVARSLQVALPEDIHSRIWNRIQSLPLSMTSSMFKDSQRGYPLEVEHLQGYLTRQAWTYHVQIPRMETAYWALRPLALGQNIAKMA
- a CDS encoding spore germination protein — protein: MNKDLPDIYADWANLTQDVLFRIDQLLQHLNEGNSLPPLSQVGPLLTASFKPSPDLVIRMVETPAIQPQAASLAYLSTIVDATQVDQNVVAALISSPAPPDQWDRIPISQSPVKRITTWKDVLQHLVQGWTLIFVPGITWAWGVDTTKFPSRSIGRPQTELTIRGPNDAFTELLTTQMGQLRQRFHDPALTFHPITLGHRQRTDVAITYLRGLANPNLIDQVIQRLNTIDFDGRSSSSEVAGLIRDHPQSIFPTIRSTERVDIATRALLEGKAVILVDGDPFVLIAPAPLADFYRTAMDYSGAWYDISFVRVIRLFGWIMGIYLPALYIALTEVNTNLLPPALLILIAGDHAGLPFTPLVEALLMVLVIEVLREAALRLPKALSTTIGTVGAIVVGTAVVKAGLVSPQMIVVITLTALSFYSVPVYDLTGTWRLVNAIMLLASAMLGLYGIIWVTMVVMGFLTDLTSFGTPYFVPFAPFRVTDWRDLFIRQPWTRFRRRLTTARPRDIRTMDDSHIVPPPHLKKGRS
- a CDS encoding GerAB/ArcD/ProY family transporter; this encodes MEPIEPIGRGQFFLMTAVSVVAGGVYIWPQTVISESGRDAAWAIALSIATAMILVWLQTLWPPKTVGATELGRMHSLWGFFRWPVFMATALLYVLLDGALLALFSQLLSIAFYPRTPRLVFTLSIALLCTWFASKSLTHLARTVQFWFPLVIGSFLLLTLLSLGNLRNPVAILPSSQIQLLPIGRGFVATWYLWIQGELIVTAGGHVRGTSWTVIRRWALAAIAFQGLIIILIYVLVIGTLGPDAAVTLEWPLIYIFSNLTVQTAFISRPGLLIMIAWVVALILYLTVHLWVLSTNLQEGWHLRERYRIIVIVAVAGQWLLIAHFLPSPIVATHLVVRAIDPVALTVTVFTTVSAVVLSLWHHSQHET